AACAAGGCTGTGCTTTACTTTCAAAAGAACGATACGCTTTGGCCCACAGCTTCATGACACTCAGCATACCCCAAAGCTCTGCGCTGAGCCCAACCACGCAGCGAGTCCACAGGTGCTCTGGGCAGTAACTGGCCAGACAGAGACAACCCCCTTTCAGCACGCAGGAGATGGATGGCAAAAAGCAGAATGCCTTCCAAGCTACACCCAGTGAGAGTGCTGCCTGAGGAGCAGTAAGAAAACCAACCTTCCCCCTGCTGTTGATTTCTTCATATTTGAGGTGATGGAGTTTGTATACTGTTGGCAATAAACAGAATTCCAAGGATGTATCTGATCATCTGGTGCTGCTCTCTTATGAATGCTATAGCCTCAAACTATGAGAAAATACTTAATGAAGGGCCATACCCTTTCAGTTAGTGActactgtaaagaaaatgagttaaatAGCTGTGTGAAACCAGCTATGCCCCACAGCTAGCTATTGCTTAACCTTGTTTACAAGAGCTTTCACCACTAAGCTCCCACAAAAAGAGTACTttgtgcagctcagctctgaggtTACTCCATGCAATACTTCTGTTCTCTGTCCAAAACAAATCAGTGTGCTTACATTAAGGTGCCTACCCCATACAGAAAGCAGCCTCAGAGGACTGCAACTGAACCTACAGAAAATAAGACACTTGTCATCACCCAATTATGGCCTCAGAAGCAGTGGGACATAATGCAATAAGCACCAAGGTACCCGTGTGTGgaacagatgttttcattttaagtacACACACATAGCAAATTGGAGATTCACATTTTCATACCTAAAAGCCACTCTTCTCTTCCAAAGCATTCCCCTCTTTCTATTGTCCAAAATCCACTTCTTCCATCCTGCCTACAGACCCTACAGTGcatctttcatttgctttaccCATCTCATTAACCATCACActctcatttttccatttgccATCATAAACAGCAGCCTTTTCGGCTTCCTCTGCCCCAGATGTGTCTGATCCGAAGCCCTCCCCAGCGCTGCTCAGCACTCTCATGCTGCTCACCTCCTCAGCTGACTCCACAGCCTTGCGTCCTCTCTCCTCAGCGCTCACCTTTAAAGCCTTCTGTGCCAACACGGGAGCAGCTGACACTTTCTCTGACTCTGCAGCTACCACTTTCACTTTTTCTtgacttttctgctttttgagcatgcttttcttctccaaatagACATCTTTAATTTCCACTTTTCTACCTTCCTCTTTGCAGTCTTccattttctgattctttttcttctttcttttagcCTTAACCTCGAGGCTTTCATCTTCATTACTCGCTGATCCATCAAGCTGTCTGTCAGCAATGGAAtctttttcagcagtttcttcttCCAACCTCTCTTTTTCACCTTTTACTTGCTGttcctcctctttattttcagcGCCTAAGCCTGGATTTTCATGATCAATCTCCTGAAAGAGGGCACCATCTAAAACACTTGGCTCTGCGTCAAACTGAGCATCTCCTTGCTTCTCCTTCCGCaactttttactttctttagaATCTTCTTTAGTTTTTACTTTCACATCTTTaacttctcccttctttttcttcacttccttACTATcatctttcctttgcttctttggATCCTTTGaatcttcctttgtttctgaagtCCTTTTTTTGGGCTTTGAATCCAATCCCAAACTATCTGAGGAACCTTCACATTCTGTCCTGGATTTCTCTTTGACTTTGGCAGATTTcgactttttcttcttcaggtcATCCGCACTTCTATCCTCTCCCTcttttgactttttctttttcttctttggtgaAACATCCTCTTTCGTTTCGCTTTGCCCATCATTGTCAGATTCTGCTTCAAACACGTCATCGTTTAGACAAAGTTTCtaaaatgcagggaaaaaaaaaaagaacatttactCCCCCATTAAACTGCATCACTTCAATGTAAGTCATATCAAAATGGCAGTGGTTGTGCTTGGGAAAAGTCAACTGTTTTTTATACATCGCAAATAACATCCCTTGCAGCCAAAGCAAGGTTTGTAAGCACAATTCTAGTTTACTTTCCTACATCACATCACATTAATGGCTACCTGAAAGAGAACCAACATCTAAGGGAGCAAAGCAAACCAACTGGACTCTCAGCAGCTCAATTCTACAACCAAACTAAATTTCAACTCTTTCACACCAAAAACAACTGCCTTGTTTTCACAGTTTACCTACGTATTTCTCCCAAGCAAGGTCCCAGCTTTCAAAAATGGCTCTCACGTAGAACTGTGAAAATGACTGAACAGTTAAACGGAATCAAACAAGAGAAAACTACCTTCCTGCAAAAAAGCTGactgtgtttttcttatctGATGATTTACTGCTTCTTAACCACTGGATTCATCTGCTACAAGGAGGGTGAAAAGAGCAGACACAGCTTCAGTGCTAATAAGCCTGTGAGCAGGGAAAGGAGGTTGCTTTTGTTGTCAAAAAGTAACTAAAATAACCACACATCATCGCCTCAGTTTCTAATGAAgcatattaaattttaaatggaTTCACACTCTATGAGCAAGCCTGCTGATTTGAAAAAGCTCCTTAACCAGACAACAGCAACAATGTCTGAGgtctgctggaagaaaaagctttcagatCAAAGATCACCCAAGTCATGACTTCCAGATCCCAAACATCTTGCATTCCCACTCCCGCCATTAGAAGAGCCCAGGCGGGCAGTATATCCTCCACCAAGGACTGCAAGAGGAGGAGCACACCTGAAGGTCCTTCTTCACAGGCTTCGGCTTGGTGTCCACAAGCTTTTTTCTGAATTCAAGCAGCACCTCTTTGCAGTCTTCCAAATGAACCTCTGGCTCCCAGGTATCGTCATCAGAGGTATAGCCCTTCCACCGCACTTTGTACAGAATTACACCCTGTaagaaaagaaccaaaacaCTGAGTATGTTACAGCACAGTGTTATCCCTCCACTCAGTTCTTGTAGCTTCTCTTCCGTGAAGAGGATTTCAAACCTTAAGATCTGTAACATAGTAGCACTGCTCACTCAGCTCTGAATTGAAGTTTACAATGTGTTAGATTTACAATCAATGCCACTTTTGACCAACTGCAATACCAACAATCAGAAACAAGAGCCCTTCAATGAGATCAACTGTATTTCTAGACAAAACTGAATTAGTTACAAAGATATTGGTAAAAGATTACAATGGCAGCCCTAGACAAATTCTTTCAATAGTATCTAAGCTGCCGTTGTGGTTTCATCCTCTAATTTCATCAGATAACAAGTCTGTTAGCattaaagggagaaaaggaaaaaaaaaaaaaaaaaaaaaaaggaaaaaaagaaggtggtTTTTGCTAGAGCATCTCTTGATTTTCTCCTAAATAAATCGAACAGCCCAAATCTCACACTCCTCAGCGTggcctccttcctctgctgagAGGCCAGGCTTTAGGCCTGGtgggagcacagcccagcaAGCAGCACTCTGTGCCTTCTGCACCAACCTTCACTGCATGGCAGAGATGCATCCTGTGGGGTCAATGTGGTCACCTTCCTACACTGACCTTGCGGCCTCGTTAAACAGAGGTCTGGCAATGACCAGCAGCAAACTTTAAAAGAtaaatctgttttccattaaaaatttAATAGTAAACACAAGGCAACGTAACCATCCCAGAACTGatattctaaaaagaaaatccccCACTGAATGCAGTATACAGCTTCTTCCATTCCTTGCAGGTGTGAGTGACTACCTGCCATGCCGTGCatgtctgcagcacaggagcacagCCCCCATTTGAGAGCCTGACTGAAGCCTAGCAGCAAAATACGACctacttaaaataaacaagtaggaaaaacaaaaattgcttcTAAAAAGCTGCGTTTGGtaatttttgcttctgaaatttaGTCAGTTTCTGAAAGACAACGAGGCCttggagcatgttcagagaagagcaatgaagctgcagcaccaggctgatggggagcagctgagggagctgggattgttcagtccAGAGAACAGACTCGGGGGAGACCTTAGTGCAATCTGCAACTGCATGAAGGGGGGGTGTGGTAAGATGGGGGTCTCAGCCAACCAGCCACTGTGTAACAGCAACAGCaccagagggaatggccttCAGTTGCACCAGGTTCAGGTTGTACATTAGGAACAACTCAGGAGTAAAGAGGCAgcggctgcccagggaggtgccGTATCCCCGGCGATACCGAAGAAACACGTGGATGCAGCACTGCGGGATGTGGTTGGTGGCACGGTGGGAAATGGGCAGTGAATGATCTTAGAGATATTTCCAAACTCGGTGATTCAGTGAAAGGCTTCTATGGAGACaagcaggcagctctcagcGGAATGAGAGAGGCAACGGAGCGCAGCCTGACGGAGAGCAGCCTGACACAGCCTCAAGGCCGCTGCAGCCGATACTGCAGCTGGAGAACACGCGCCGGTTCGGAGCGGGCTCTCCCAGCCCCTCAGGCCGCAGCTCGTGCACGGGGCAGCGCAGCTTCGTGCCGCCGTCAGAGCAGGAAACTTTGCGAACACACCCCGGGTCCGGCCGAGGCGGGAAGCCGGGACACGTTGCCTGCGGAACCACCCGCCCAAAGGCCGGTAACGCCCGAGCTCGGCCCGGCAGCGCCCGCCGCTCGCGCACACGGCGGGCAGGTAGCGGCGGTCAGCCCAGCCCACCCGGCCCGGCCGCAACCGCTGCGCAGCCCAACACACGGCCCGAACCCAGGGCCCGCACCCGCTGCCGGCCGCCGCAGAGCCCCGCGGCCGCTCCCGGTGCCGCCGCAGCCCCCGGAGGCAGCGGGCACTGACGGGCGGCGCCGCGCTCACCCCCTCGGTCTTCACGTCGAGGATCTTCTCCACTTCGAACacgtcctcctcctcctcctcgctcTCGCCCGCCCGCGCTCCCGCAGCaccgccggccccgccgccgtcCACCACCGCGTTCTCCCCGTCCCCGGCCGCCGTCTCcgtctcctcctcttcccccgCCCCCTCCAGCCGGGCCGCCGCCGCTtcagccccgctccccgccgccgccaTTTTGGGCCGAGTTTCAAACGGCGATGGGGAAAAGCGG
The Coturnix japonica isolate 7356 chromosome 1, Coturnix japonica 2.1, whole genome shotgun sequence DNA segment above includes these coding regions:
- the MPHOSPH8 gene encoding M-phase phosphoprotein 8 isoform X2, translating into MAAAGSGAEAAAARLEGAGEEEETETAAGDGENAVVDGGGAGGAAGARAGESEEEEEDVFEVEKILDVKTEGGVILYKVRWKGYTSDDDTWEPEVHLEDCKEVLLEFRKKLVDTKPKPVKKDLQKLCLNDDVFEAESDNDGQSETKEDVSPKKKKKKSKEGEDRSADDLKKKKSKSAKVKEKSRTECEGSSDSLGLDSKPKKRTSETKEDSKDPKKQRKDDSKEVKKKKGEVKDVKVKTKEDSKESKKLRKEKQGDAQFDAEPSVLDGALFQEIDHENPGLGAENKEEEQQVKGEKERLEEETAEKDSIADRQLDGSASNEDESLEVKAKRKKKKNQKMEDCKEEGRKVEIKDVYLEKKSMLKKQKSQEKVKVVAAESEKVSAAPVLAQKALKVSAEERGRKAVESAEEGKEIKKTEMKEKSVKKESEKEEKNRKEQKVLKGYKDIKSALDTFNVASEEKKEYSENNCKREEPSLEYKFIEELKLKDSKVHKERRIKDEAETWNYVAAGGGREVVDVCQMENSDGKQQVLSLGMDMQLEWLTLEDFQKHLDGEDENHISAEPISSSLLRDAVKSGDYMTVKMALSSSEEYNLDQEDSSGMTLVMLAAAGGHDDLLRVLIRKGAKVNGRQKNGTTALIHAAEKNFLTTVAILLEAGAYVNMQQSSGETALMKACKRGNSDIVRLMIESGADCNILSKHQNSALHFAKQCNNVLVYEQLKSHLET